One segment of Thioflexithrix psekupsensis DNA contains the following:
- a CDS encoding TIR domain-containing protein — translation MITKLNVLICYAQQDHAFAETLMNHLVSLEQQNLLTFLDDSKLETLPEPLSYLRQELTRCHTVLLLVSRYFLESPWLNQPQFAPLWREAQQQQCRVVPVILSACNWSALDFCKDQALPKGFVPLERALYPSRAWAVIARKIEEWCHLANSDLPLESERLQMRLSALPVSQTPLVGRQHYLSALDKAFNGADTDIVGIYAGGGVGKTALINAWLKRMAPYYGGAQRVFGWSFYNQEGGYRQSSSLIFFEQALPFFGHQGPLPKTEESRARRLIELMQDRPSLLILDGLEPLQRRPYSRYGELLDMGIKTLLQEIQKKRLGKQRLLILSSRQSLPELNSSKNYRKIELENLSTGESASLLKILGVKGSPWQLIPIARAYSGHALALLLFGNLCVDAYAGEANHHLELPVFSAQEDDGAYALQIIRFYDQQHWLEQAPERLFLQLLSLLDRPMTGMERNVLLAEAELAWPLRGLTELDWYQVHHHLGKLGLFSERRSGAQVHYDTHPLIRHYFSQQLRANQSTLWQQAHFVLFEYFQRLPRDVHPDSLLALEPLYRAVHHACLAGEFRQGLNLYRDRILRGDDYYSTRQLGSYSLDLSLIADFFEDNWQHPTQSDLSVEDQSWLLAQASFYLLSLGRLQEALLPQKMALHIREEMQDWKNATNLILNHVDLLSTLGQLEEALKQIQQGLIWAERSDNLFIQMQGYAKYGRVLFLLGRLEESRQAFMTAETIQAKDQPEHPQLYSLSGTDYAALLLELAKDESQRLMLLKRVDNALDLSQAELGLMSVAFDHLMRGRIYAQLQRWQDSQRELDTAVAGMRKANLVIFIPECLLTRAELCRQQGNLDQARQDLEEAQLLIQRCGMQRYEAEACLIEGHLLLDERCEQINRINSHTVPRLQVSYGDYSFFRAEQVYMQAARLIRELPYPLKQAELSLLAARLAYYTQYPEDAYAHLDLAKTHIFKHQQWRLLTRWEQIHEEVA, via the coding sequence ATGATCACTAAATTAAATGTATTAATTTGCTATGCACAGCAAGATCACGCATTCGCCGAGACGTTAATGAATCATTTAGTGAGTTTGGAGCAGCAAAATTTATTAACATTTTTAGATGACAGTAAATTGGAAACGTTACCTGAGCCGTTATCTTATTTGCGTCAGGAATTAACGCGATGTCATACTGTTTTATTATTAGTGAGTCGTTATTTTTTAGAATCACCGTGGTTAAATCAGCCACAATTCGCACCGTTATGGCGTGAGGCACAACAGCAGCAATGTCGCGTTGTTCCTGTCATTTTAAGCGCGTGTAATTGGAGTGCTTTAGACTTCTGCAAAGATCAGGCCTTGCCTAAAGGATTTGTTCCTTTAGAACGGGCTTTATATCCAAGCCGAGCGTGGGCAGTGATTGCGCGTAAAATTGAGGAATGGTGTCATTTGGCCAATAGCGATTTACCGTTGGAAAGTGAGCGTTTACAGATGCGTTTATCCGCGTTGCCCGTGTCGCAAACGCCGCTGGTCGGACGACAACATTATCTCAGTGCCTTAGATAAAGCCTTCAACGGCGCAGACACGGACATCGTCGGGATTTATGCGGGCGGCGGCGTGGGAAAAACCGCATTGATCAACGCATGGTTAAAACGCATGGCACCTTATTACGGTGGCGCACAGCGTGTTTTTGGCTGGTCGTTTTATAATCAAGAGGGGGGGTATCGACAAAGTTCTTCACTCATTTTTTTTGAACAAGCCCTGCCATTTTTCGGCCATCAAGGCCCTTTGCCTAAAACAGAAGAAAGCCGCGCTCGACGTTTAATTGAACTGATGCAAGATCGCCCTAGTTTGCTCATTCTCGACGGCTTAGAACCTTTACAACGTCGTCCTTATTCACGTTATGGTGAATTATTAGATATGGGCATTAAAACTTTATTACAAGAAATTCAAAAAAAACGTTTAGGTAAACAACGTTTATTAATTTTATCTTCTCGCCAAAGTCTGCCTGAATTAAACAGCAGTAAGAATTATCGAAAAATTGAATTAGAAAATTTAAGTACAGGTGAAAGTGCCAGTTTATTAAAAATTTTAGGCGTAAAAGGCAGTCCATGGCAATTAATCCCTATTGCGCGGGCTTATAGTGGCCATGCTTTGGCGTTATTATTATTCGGTAATTTGTGCGTAGATGCTTATGCGGGAGAAGCGAATCATCATTTAGAATTGCCTGTTTTTTCAGCCCAAGAAGATGATGGCGCGTATGCTTTGCAAATTATTCGTTTTTACGATCAACAGCACTGGTTAGAACAGGCTCCAGAGCGTTTATTTTTACAACTGTTAAGTTTGTTAGACCGTCCTATGACCGGGATGGAGAGAAATGTGTTATTAGCCGAGGCGGAATTGGCTTGGCCGTTACGTGGTTTAACGGAATTAGATTGGTATCAAGTGCATCATCATTTGGGAAAATTGGGTTTATTTTCTGAGCGTCGTTCAGGGGCGCAGGTGCATTATGATACGCATCCGTTAATTCGCCACTATTTTAGCCAGCAATTGCGCGCAAATCAATCGACATTATGGCAACAAGCGCATTTTGTTTTATTTGAATATTTCCAACGTTTACCGCGAGATGTACACCCTGATTCATTGTTGGCTTTAGAGCCTTTATATCGTGCGGTTCATCATGCTTGTTTAGCAGGAGAGTTTCGTCAAGGGCTTAATTTATATCGAGATCGGATTTTACGCGGTGATGATTATTACAGCACGCGCCAATTGGGTAGTTATTCTTTAGATTTATCGTTAATTGCGGATTTTTTTGAAGACAATTGGCAGCATCCAACGCAAAGTGATTTAAGTGTTGAAGATCAAAGTTGGTTATTGGCACAAGCGAGTTTTTATTTATTATCTTTAGGTCGATTGCAAGAAGCGTTATTACCACAAAAGATGGCTTTGCATATTCGAGAAGAAATGCAGGATTGGAAAAATGCCACTAATCTAATTCTTAACCATGTTGATTTGTTGTCAACTTTGGGACAATTAGAAGAAGCATTAAAGCAAATTCAACAGGGTTTAATTTGGGCAGAACGCAGTGATAATTTATTTATTCAAATGCAAGGCTATGCTAAATATGGTCGCGTGTTATTTTTACTCGGTCGTTTAGAGGAAAGTCGTCAAGCCTTTATGACGGCCGAAACAATACAGGCTAAAGATCAGCCTGAACACCCCCAATTATATTCGCTCAGTGGCACTGATTATGCGGCGTTATTGTTAGAATTAGCAAAAGATGAATCGCAGCGTTTAATGTTATTAAAACGAGTGGATAATGCGCTGGATTTATCTCAAGCAGAATTAGGTTTAATGAGCGTGGCATTTGATCATTTAATGCGCGGGCGTATTTATGCGCAATTGCAACGTTGGCAAGACAGTCAACGCGAATTAGATACCGCAGTGGCTGGAATGCGTAAAGCGAATTTGGTTATTTTTATTCCTGAATGTTTATTAACTCGTGCGGAATTGTGCCGACAACAAGGTAATTTAGATCAGGCTCGTCAAGATTTAGAAGAGGCGCAATTGTTAATTCAACGTTGTGGAATGCAGCGTTATGAAGCGGAGGCTTGTTTAATTGAAGGGCATTTGTTATTAGATGAGCGATGTGAGCAAATTAATCGCATTAATTCTCACACAGTGCCGCGTTTGCAGGTGAGTTATGGTGATTACAGTTTCTTTCGGGCTGAACAGGTGTATATGCAGGCGGCGCGTTTAATTCGGGAATTGCCTTATCCATTAAAGCAAGCTGAATTGTCTTTATTAGCGGCGCGTTTAGCCTATTATACGCAATATCCTGAAGATGCTTATGCGCATTTAGATTTGGCTAAAACGCATATTTTTAAGCATCAACAATGGCGATTATTAACCCGCTGGGAACAGATACACGAAGAAGTGGCATAA
- a CDS encoding SEL1-like repeat protein, producing MSDTSKAGNRVSDAVKAALGRSIPSRQLGEIKSGISNGEMKQQVNRWCKLAKKGNAEAQFYLGAAYYKGEGIEQNYSEAVKWFRKAAEQGHVNAQTALGFAYHEGEGIKQNYSEAVKWFRKAAEQGHVNAQTALGFAYHEGEGIKQNYSEAVKWFRKAAEQGHLEAQFNLAVAYYKGEGIEQNYSEAVKWFRKAAEQGHLEAQFNLAAAYYKGEGIEQNYSEAVKWVRKSAEQNLAEAQFNLGVAYDNGEGIEQNYSEAVKWFRKAAEQNLAEAQFNLGVAYHEGKGVKQNYFEAIEWFRKAAEQGEADAQTALGVAYYKGEGIEQNYSEAVKWFRKAAEQGLAKAQFNLGVAYYNGEGIEQNYSEAVKWFRKAAEQGHVNAQTALGVAYYEGEGIEQDESKAIECFNKAAIKESIIAQLYLSFIGESGGWLHRVAANWVAGNKALFEPDDPYDITVLNYLHQQAELENTPAQVILYFLYRDGNGVKADKELALQWLEKAKAKKDPLALYLCALLESKKSQAIQDFQNLIQLLEKDSKITVHFSEFALTDINTEKDDKNKSDYPQNVKQWLALIAHSKLSELKEQQANSELENLMALLAHKMQGSLVTLNYNLESESPAKDSLEVVRQMSGLLKILSIVSADKKVLQQRLSEDQQGEANLFTVLIQACINAFNQILNISGKEYIKQHYIRYGIENDLLPIEILSDKSQLGYNKNYRTVWKKLQKKWYEEWNKTCQTGQFSSMQDWLATHLFPLQIEGIIESRINFKQHEVKYSLLLIILTEFLVNALKYYSSSSREPVKIALTKSDKYYQLRCENPIESEQNDLKGSGKGHDFLNLIALKLNGEFVAHSTEKYYTAQCNFPVNLFASGVNHGDL from the coding sequence ATGAGTGATACATCGAAAGCGGGTAATCGGGTTTCTGATGCGGTAAAAGCTGCATTAGGGCGTTCAATTCCGTCTCGTCAATTGGGAGAGATTAAGTCTGGCATTTCTAATGGTGAAATGAAACAACAAGTAAATAGATGGTGTAAATTGGCAAAAAAAGGAAATGCAGAGGCGCAGTTTTATTTAGGAGCAGCTTATTACAAAGGAGAAGGTATTGAACAGAATTATTCTGAAGCAGTTAAATGGTTTCGTAAAGCGGCTGAACAAGGTCATGTAAATGCACAAACTGCTTTAGGATTTGCTTATCATGAAGGGGAGGGTATTAAACAGAATTATTCTGAAGCAGTTAAATGGTTTCGTAAAGCGGCTGAACAAGGTCATGTAAATGCACAAACTGCTTTAGGATTTGCTTATCATGAAGGGGAGGGTATTAAACAGAATTATTCTGAAGCGGTTAAATGGTTTCGTAAAGCGGCTGAACAAGGCCATTTGGAAGCACAATTTAATTTAGCAGTAGCTTATTACAAAGGAGAAGGTATTGAACAGAATTATTCTGAAGCGGTTAAATGGTTTCGTAAAGCGGCTGAACAAGGCCATTTGGAAGCACAATTTAATTTAGCAGCAGCTTATTACAAAGGAGAAGGTATTGAACAGAATTATTCTGAAGCGGTTAAATGGGTTCGTAAATCGGCTGAACAGAACTTGGCAGAAGCGCAATTTAATTTAGGAGTAGCTTATGACAACGGAGAAGGTATTGAACAGAATTATTCTGAAGCGGTTAAATGGTTTCGTAAAGCGGCTGAACAGAACTTGGCAGAAGCGCAATTTAATTTAGGAGTAGCCTATCACGAAGGAAAAGGTGTTAAACAGAATTATTTCGAGGCGATTGAGTGGTTTCGTAAAGCGGCTGAACAAGGTGAAGCGGATGCACAAACTGCTCTAGGAGTTGCTTATTATAAAGGAGAAGGTATTGAACAGAATTATTCTGAAGCGGTTAAATGGTTTCGTAAAGCGGCTGAACAGGGTTTAGCAAAAGCGCAATTTAATTTAGGAGTAGCTTATTACAACGGAGAAGGTATTGAACAGAATTATTCTGAAGCGGTTAAATGGTTTCGTAAAGCGGCTGAACAGGGTCATGTAAATGCACAAACTGCTTTAGGAGTTGCTTATTATGAAGGGGAGGGTATTGAACAAGATGAGTCAAAAGCCATTGAATGCTTTAATAAAGCAGCAATTAAAGAAAGTATTATTGCTCAATTATATTTAAGTTTTATCGGAGAATCAGGTGGTTGGCTACATAGAGTGGCTGCGAATTGGGTAGCTGGTAATAAAGCTCTTTTTGAACCTGATGATCCTTATGATATTACTGTCCTTAACTATTTACACCAACAAGCCGAACTAGAAAATACTCCCGCCCAAGTTATCTTATATTTCCTTTATCGAGATGGAAATGGAGTTAAAGCAGACAAGGAATTGGCTTTGCAATGGTTAGAGAAAGCTAAAGCAAAAAAAGACCCACTGGCTTTATATTTGTGCGCCTTGCTTGAATCTAAAAAAAGCCAAGCCATTCAAGATTTTCAAAATCTTATCCAATTATTAGAGAAAGACAGTAAAATTACTGTTCATTTTTCTGAATTTGCTTTAACGGATATAAACACAGAAAAAGACGACAAAAATAAATCCGATTATCCGCAAAATGTTAAACAATGGCTTGCTTTAATTGCACACAGTAAATTAAGTGAATTAAAAGAACAACAAGCTAATTCAGAATTAGAAAATTTAATGGCACTGTTAGCGCATAAAATGCAAGGGTCTTTAGTTACCTTGAATTATAATTTAGAAAGTGAATCTCCTGCTAAAGATTCATTAGAAGTTGTGCGGCAAATGTCTGGATTGCTAAAAATACTTTCTATTGTTTCTGCGGATAAAAAAGTGCTGCAACAACGCTTGAGTGAAGATCAACAAGGCGAAGCTAATCTTTTTACTGTATTAATTCAAGCGTGTATTAATGCGTTTAATCAGATACTAAATATCAGTGGAAAGGAATATATTAAACAGCATTATATTCGTTATGGAATTGAAAATGATTTATTGCCCATAGAAATTTTATCTGATAAATCACAATTAGGCTATAATAAAAATTATCGTACTGTTTGGAAAAAATTGCAAAAAAAATGGTATGAAGAATGGAATAAAACTTGTCAAACTGGACAGTTTTCTTCAATGCAAGATTGGTTAGCAACACATCTTTTTCCCCTGCAAATTGAAGGCATTATAGAATCCCGAATTAATTTTAAACAACATGAGGTAAAATATTCTTTGCTTTTAATTATTTTAACCGAATTTTTAGTGAATGCGCTTAAATATTATTCTTCTTCATCTCGTGAACCTGTAAAAATTGCCTTAACAAAATCTGATAAATATTATCAACTTCGTTGTGAGAATCCGATTGAATCAGAACAAAATGACTTAAAAGGCAGTGGCAAAGGGCATGATTTTCTTAACCTGATTGCCTTAAAATTGAATGGCGAATTTGTTGCACATTCAACAGAAAAATATTATACTGCCCAATGCAATTTTCCCGTAAACCTTTTTGCATCAGGAGTAAATCATGGTGATTTATAA